DNA sequence from the Hoylesella buccalis ATCC 35310 genome:
GTCAACAAACTCTACATGCTCGATGTGTTTCCAGTCGCCTTCCAGCGAAATATATTCGCCAGGCTGATCGGCTACCTCATTCAAATGTCGCTTTAAGGCGGGATAGAGGATGCCCTTCACCAAGGTTGACTTACCCGATCCGCTAACGCCAGTCACCACATCCAGCACGTTCAGCGGGAACTTTACGTCAATTCCCTTTAAGTTGTTTTGTCTGGCACCTTTCAGTTCGATGGCCATGTTCCATGACCTTCGAGAACTGGGTTTATCGATTGTTTCTTTTCCTGTGAGGTATTGGATGGTGTGAGAGCGAGAGAATTGTTTGGCAAATTGCTCCTTATTGCGGTCAATATCTTTGATGGATCCATTGAAAACAATTTCTCCTCCCAGTCTACCCGCATTGGGACCTACATCTATCAAGGTGTCTGCGGCTTGCATGATTTCCTTGTCATGCTCCACCACGATGACGGTATTGCCCAATGCTTGTAGCTTTTTTAGCACACCAATCAATCGTTTTGTATCGCGACTATGCAAGCCAATGCTGGGTTCGTCCAGGATATAAAGTGAGCCCACCAAGGAACTTCCAAGCGATGTGGTGAGGTTGATGCGCTGACTCTCGCCGCCACTCAATGTGTTGGATTGGCGGTTGAGCGTGAGATAGCCCAGTCCCACGTCAATAAGAAACTGCAATCGGTTGTTGATTTCGGTGAGCAATCGTTTGCCAATCTCTGCGTCATGGTCGTCCAAGGCAAGTTGTTTGAACCACGCATGGAGGTTGGAGATGGACATTTCTACCAGGTCAGTGATGCTCATGCCGTTGATCTTCACCCAACTGGCCTCTCTTTTCAGACGTGTACCATGACAGGTTGGACAAGTGGTTCTGCCCCGATAGCGACTCATCATCACACGGTATTGAATCTTGTATTGATTCTCTTTCACCATTTGGAAAAAGGCATCAATGCTCACTCGGTCACGCTCGTCTTCGTGCATGTCGGATGGTAAGCCATGCCACAGCATGTCTTTCTCTTTTCTTGTCAACTCCAGGTAGGGCTTGAATATCGGGAAATTGTCTCGTTTCGCACGTCGACAGAACTCATCTTTCCACTGACCCATCTTTTCGCCGTGCCAGCATTGTACACAACCGTCATAGACACTAAGGGTAGAGTTGGGAATAACCAGTTTTTCATCAATGCCTATGATGCTGCCAAACCCTTCGCAAGTTGGGCATGCTCCCAAAGGAGAATTGAATGAAAACATGTTGTCATTGGGCTCCTCGAAGGTCATTCCGTCAGCTTCATAACGCATGGAAAACTCATAAGTTATGTTGGAGGGGAAGAACACCAATTGGCATTCACCACGTCCTTCGTAGAAAGCAGTCTCTGCAGAGTCTATCAATCGGGAGATAACATCCTTGGCGTCGTCAACAGACAGGCGGTCAATCAACAGGAAAATCTCGTCAACCTTTGCTTTTTCCAACGCTTCTTTGTCAGCCAGAAAGTCGTCTATCCGCACGAAATCGTTCTTGAACCAAAGACGAGTGTAGCCCTCCTGGATTTCCATTTCAAGTTGTTTCTCCAGCGTTCTGCCTTCAATCAGGTGCAATGGAGCCAGGATGGCAAACTTGGTTCCCTTAGAATATTGTTGCGTACAGTTGACGATGTCGTCAGTTGAATGTTTCTTTACCTCTTCGCCACTGATAGGAGAGAATGTCTTACCAATACGAGCATATAGCAAACGTAGATATTCGTATATTTCGGTTGACGTGCCAACTGTGCTTCGAGGATTGCGAGAAATCACTTTTTGTTCAATGGCTATGGCTGGTGGCAGTCCCTTGATGAAGTCACATTCGGGTTTGCTCATGCGCCCCAAGAACTGTCTTGCATAGGAGGAAAGTGATTCTACATAGCGACGTTGGCCTTCGGCATATAATGTGTCGAAGGCCAAGGATGATTTGCCGGAACCCGATAGGCCGGCTATAACAATAAATTGATTTCGGGGAATATTGATGCTGATGTTCTTCAGATTGTTGACACGGGCACCTTTTATTTCAATATTTTTGTTCATTATCATGAGTTCATTGACATCAAGAACTCGTCATTGCTGTGGGTTCTTATCATTCTGTCATGAATTGAGTTCATTGCTTCTATTGGGTTCATGTCGGCAATATACTTGCGCAGAATCCACATCCTATCCAGTGTGGTCTTGTCTTGTAGCAAGTCGTCACGACGGGTGCTCGATGCAACCAGGTTGACAGCTGGGAAGATGCGCTTGTTAGAAAGTGACCGGTCTAATTGAAGTTCCATGTTGCCGGTACCCTTGAACTCTTCGAAGATTACCTCATCCATCTTACTGCCCGTGTCAATCAGTGCTGTAGCGATGATGGTGAGTGATCCACCACCTTCTATGTTGCGGGCTGCACCAAAGAATCGTTTCGGCTTTTGTAATGCGTTGGCGTCCACACCACCGGTCAATACCTTGCCTGATGCAGGGCTTACTG
Encoded proteins:
- the uvrA gene encoding excinuclease ABC subunit UvrA, translated to MNKNIEIKGARVNNLKNISINIPRNQFIVIAGLSGSGKSSLAFDTLYAEGQRRYVESLSSYARQFLGRMSKPECDFIKGLPPAIAIEQKVISRNPRSTVGTSTEIYEYLRLLYARIGKTFSPISGEEVKKHSTDDIVNCTQQYSKGTKFAILAPLHLIEGRTLEKQLEMEIQEGYTRLWFKNDFVRIDDFLADKEALEKAKVDEIFLLIDRLSVDDAKDVISRLIDSAETAFYEGRGECQLVFFPSNITYEFSMRYEADGMTFEEPNDNMFSFNSPLGACPTCEGFGSIIGIDEKLVIPNSTLSVYDGCVQCWHGEKMGQWKDEFCRRAKRDNFPIFKPYLELTRKEKDMLWHGLPSDMHEDERDRVSIDAFFQMVKENQYKIQYRVMMSRYRGRTTCPTCHGTRLKREASWVKINGMSITDLVEMSISNLHAWFKQLALDDHDAEIGKRLLTEINNRLQFLIDVGLGYLTLNRQSNTLSGGESQRINLTTSLGSSLVGSLYILDEPSIGLHSRDTKRLIGVLKKLQALGNTVIVVEHDKEIMQAADTLIDVGPNAGRLGGEIVFNGSIKDIDRNKEQFAKQFSRSHTIQYLTGKETIDKPSSRRSWNMAIELKGARQNNLKGIDVKFPLNVLDVVTGVSGSGKSTLVKGILYPALKRHLNEVADQPGEYISLEGDWKHIEHVEFVDQNPIGKSTRSNAATYVKAYDAIRQLFAEQPLAKQMGFSPQYFSFNTEGGRCEECKGAGTITVEMQFMADLELECEACHGQRFKKDILDVRVDGKNINDVLNMTVTEALEFFNRLNEKTVVSRLQPLDDVGLGYIKLGQSSSTLSGGENQRVKLAYFIGREKQEPTLFIFDEPTTGLHYLDIKRLLSAFDALIERGHSIIVIEHNLDVINYADYVIDLGPDGGDKGGSLVVAGTPEEVVNCKESLTGQYLKAEQL